A part of Streptomyces sp. NBC_01497 genomic DNA contains:
- a CDS encoding YceI family protein produces the protein MGLRAQVRTRDGWAVQHAVVTLTDTNGNQVLRASADPDGVVTAPETLTPGPYTVIVTAVGYAPSAATALVTASGRADVGTVVLARQGGFELPPPGSWSIDPVHSSVSAVAQHLGISSVHGRFNEFGGTIEIVENGSEYTASRVEAVIGAASVDTGNALRDKHLKSPDFLDVETFPEITFRSTGLTPAGTDRWTVHGKLALHGVERDVDLALSYLGTGADPWGGVRAAFHATTELHREDFAMNYNQVVQAGIAMIGAVLKVELHIEAVQGDLPPMM, from the coding sequence ATGGGACTTCGCGCACAGGTGAGGACGCGGGACGGCTGGGCCGTACAGCACGCCGTCGTCACCCTCACGGACACCAATGGCAACCAGGTGCTGCGCGCCTCGGCCGACCCGGACGGTGTCGTCACCGCGCCCGAGACGCTGACGCCAGGGCCGTACACGGTCATCGTGACCGCGGTCGGCTACGCCCCGTCGGCCGCGACGGCCCTCGTCACCGCGAGCGGACGGGCCGACGTCGGTACGGTCGTACTGGCCCGGCAGGGCGGCTTCGAGCTGCCGCCGCCCGGCTCGTGGAGCATCGACCCCGTGCACTCGTCGGTGAGCGCCGTCGCCCAGCACCTGGGCATCTCCAGCGTGCACGGCAGGTTCAACGAGTTCGGCGGCACGATCGAGATCGTCGAGAACGGCAGCGAGTACACGGCTTCGCGCGTCGAGGCCGTCATCGGCGCGGCCAGCGTCGACACCGGCAACGCCCTGCGCGACAAGCACCTGAAGTCCCCCGACTTCCTCGACGTCGAGACCTTCCCGGAGATCACCTTCCGCAGCACGGGCCTCACCCCGGCGGGCACCGACCGGTGGACCGTGCACGGAAAGCTCGCGCTGCACGGCGTCGAGCGGGATGTCGACCTGGCGCTGTCCTACCTGGGCACCGGCGCCGACCCCTGGGGCGGGGTGCGCGCCGCCTTCCACGCGACCACGGAACTGCACCGCGAGGACTTCGCGATGAACTACAACCAGGTCGTGCAGGCCGGGATCGCGATGATCGGCGCCGTACTCAAGGTGGAACTGCACATCGAGGCCGTCCAGGGCGACCTGCCGCCGATGATGTGA
- a CDS encoding aldo/keto reductase: MKHVHLAGLDVARIGLGCMSMSAYYTGAGTDEAESIRTIHRALDLGVNLLDTAEVYGPYVNEELLAKALTGGRRDRAVVATKFGFLSHRPDGTSSYEPDSSPANVRTALEGSLRRLGTDHIDLYYQHRVDPGTPIEETVGVLATFVQEGKIRHLGLSEAAPDTIRRAHATHPISALQTEYSLWSRDPEAELLPLVRELGIGFVPYSPLGRGFLTGTVRSTDGLDADDFRKSNPRFTKDNLRQNLRIVEEVESVANELDATPAQVAIAWLLAQGEDIVPIPGTRRVSRLEENVASDTLELTPEQLARLDAIAPAAGDRYEDMSGVDL; this comes from the coding sequence ATGAAGCACGTGCACCTCGCAGGACTCGACGTCGCCCGCATCGGGCTCGGCTGCATGTCCATGTCCGCCTACTACACCGGCGCCGGAACGGACGAGGCGGAATCGATCCGCACGATCCACCGCGCCCTCGACCTCGGCGTGAACCTGCTGGACACCGCCGAGGTCTACGGCCCGTACGTGAACGAGGAACTGCTCGCGAAGGCCCTGACCGGCGGCCGGCGCGACCGCGCCGTCGTGGCCACGAAGTTCGGCTTCCTGTCCCACCGCCCGGACGGGACGAGCTCCTACGAGCCGGACAGCAGCCCCGCCAACGTCCGCACAGCGCTCGAAGGCTCGCTGCGGCGCCTGGGCACCGACCACATCGACCTCTACTACCAGCACCGGGTCGATCCGGGCACGCCGATCGAGGAGACCGTCGGGGTACTCGCCACATTCGTCCAGGAGGGCAAGATCCGCCACCTCGGGCTCTCCGAGGCGGCCCCCGACACGATCCGCCGCGCCCACGCGACCCACCCGATCTCCGCCCTCCAGACCGAGTACTCGCTGTGGAGCCGCGACCCGGAGGCGGAACTGCTCCCGTTGGTGCGCGAGCTGGGTATCGGCTTCGTCCCGTACTCCCCCCTCGGCCGGGGTTTCCTCACGGGCACCGTACGGTCGACGGACGGCCTCGACGCCGACGACTTCCGCAAGAGCAACCCGCGCTTCACCAAGGACAACCTCCGGCAGAACCTGCGGATCGTCGAAGAGGTCGAGTCCGTCGCGAACGAACTCGACGCCACCCCGGCGCAGGTCGCCATCGCGTGGCTGCTGGCCCAGGGCGAGGACATCGTGCCGATCCCCGGCACCAGGCGGGTGTCCCGGCTGGAGGAGAACGTGGCGTCCGACACCCTCGAACTCACCCCGGAGCAACTGGCCCGCCTGGACGCGATCGCCCCGGCGGCCGGGGACCGGTACGAGGACATGAGCGGCGTGGACCTCTGA
- a CDS encoding PPOX class F420-dependent oxidoreductase, with translation MAPNIATNTAVSRDELLAFVRPRHHAILLTTRADGRPQGSPLTCGVDDAGRIVVSTYPERAKTKNAKRDKRVSVIVLSDEWNGAWVQVDGTAEVLDIPESVEPLVEYFRNISGEHSDWNEYREAMVKQGKSIIRITPERWSPLSTGGFPAHLAPQS, from the coding sequence ATGGCTCCCAACATCGCAACGAACACCGCCGTCAGCCGTGACGAACTCCTCGCCTTCGTCCGGCCGCGGCACCACGCCATCCTCCTCACCACCCGCGCCGACGGCCGCCCCCAGGGCTCGCCCCTGACCTGCGGCGTCGACGACGCCGGCCGCATCGTCGTCTCGACGTACCCGGAGCGCGCCAAAACGAAGAACGCGAAGCGCGACAAGCGAGTCAGCGTGATCGTCCTGTCCGACGAATGGAACGGCGCCTGGGTCCAGGTCGACGGCACCGCCGAGGTCCTGGACATCCCCGAGTCCGTCGAACCGCTCGTCGAGTACTTCCGCAATATCTCCGGCGAGCACTCCGACTGGAACGAGTACCGCGAGGCGATGGTCAAGCAGGGCAAGTCCATCATCCGCATCACGCCCGAGCGCTGGAGCCCGCTGTCCACCGGCGGCTTCCCCGCCCACCTCGCACCCCAGAGCTGA
- a CDS encoding MarR family winged helix-turn-helix transcriptional regulator, producing the protein MATQSRYVEVARHITALGAVKRALTRALPAECPGGPAAVLSLLHTHGELRMSRLSELLAVDISVTSRHVAHAGRHGWLERLPDPADGRSRLLRLTPAGQEMVAALGERAVEMITGTLANWSDDDLDALTAMLGRLRTDFGDCRISHGDLPLAPHRGDPPEQDPGRGTTDPGAADDRRPRSPAPTHA; encoded by the coding sequence ATGGCCACACAGAGCCGGTACGTGGAGGTGGCTCGGCACATCACGGCCCTGGGCGCCGTCAAACGGGCACTGACCCGGGCGCTGCCAGCCGAATGTCCGGGCGGCCCCGCCGCCGTGCTGTCGCTGCTCCACACCCACGGCGAGCTGCGGATGAGCAGGCTCTCGGAGCTGCTCGCCGTCGACATCTCGGTGACGAGCAGGCACGTCGCACACGCCGGCCGGCACGGCTGGCTGGAGCGTCTGCCGGACCCGGCGGACGGCCGGTCCCGCCTGCTGCGGCTCACCCCCGCCGGGCAGGAGATGGTCGCCGCGCTCGGTGAGCGTGCCGTCGAGATGATCACCGGCACGCTGGCGAACTGGTCGGATGACGACCTCGACGCCCTCACGGCGATGCTCGGGCGGCTGCGCACGGACTTCGGCGACTGCCGGATCTCCCACGGCGACCTTCCGCTCGCCCCGCACCGCGGCGACCCCCCGGAGCAGGACCCCGGCCGGGGCACCACGGACCCCGGCGCGGCGGACGACCGCCGGCCCCGTTCGCCCGCACCCACACACGCGTAG
- a CDS encoding amidohydrolase family protein, producing the protein MSDQGVDERAAVRAFRERVGLPALVDVHTHFMPDRVLKKVWAYFDGAGPLVGRVWPIQYRQEEDERIALLRGFGVRAFTSMLYPHKPGMAVWLNAWAADFAARTPDCLRTATLFPEPGVEAYVKEAVAGGARVFKAHVQVGGYDPNDALLDPAWGLLAEAGVPVVTHCGSGPVPGRFTGPGPIRALLARHPRLRLVVAHLGMPEYAEFMTLAEQYGEVRLDTTMAFTDFTEDIAPFRRDSETLARLAALGDRVLLGTDFPNIPYPYVHQLEALERLGLGDDWLRAVCYGNGASLFGVDGEVAAGRGGPEGDVL; encoded by the coding sequence ATGAGCGATCAAGGGGTGGACGAGCGGGCGGCGGTGCGGGCGTTCCGGGAGCGGGTGGGGCTACCCGCTCTCGTCGACGTGCACACACACTTCATGCCCGACCGGGTGCTGAAGAAGGTGTGGGCGTACTTCGACGGCGCGGGGCCTCTGGTGGGGCGTGTGTGGCCGATCCAGTACCGGCAGGAGGAGGACGAACGGATCGCGCTGCTGCGCGGGTTCGGCGTGCGCGCGTTCACGTCGATGCTCTACCCGCACAAGCCGGGCATGGCGGTGTGGCTCAACGCGTGGGCCGCGGACTTCGCCGCGCGTACGCCGGACTGCCTGCGGACGGCGACGCTGTTTCCGGAACCGGGCGTCGAGGCGTACGTGAAGGAAGCGGTGGCGGGCGGGGCCCGGGTCTTCAAGGCGCATGTGCAGGTGGGCGGGTACGACCCGAATGACGCGCTGCTCGACCCCGCGTGGGGACTGCTCGCCGAGGCGGGCGTTCCGGTGGTGACGCACTGCGGGTCGGGGCCCGTGCCGGGCAGGTTCACCGGCCCGGGGCCGATACGTGCGCTGCTGGCCCGTCATCCGCGGCTGCGGCTGGTCGTGGCGCACCTGGGCATGCCGGAGTACGCGGAGTTCATGACGCTGGCCGAGCAGTACGGCGAGGTGCGGCTCGACACGACCATGGCCTTCACGGACTTCACGGAGGACATCGCCCCCTTCCGCCGGGACTCCGAGACGCTCGCGCGCCTGGCCGCCCTGGGGGACCGCGTCCTGCTGGGGACGGACTTCCCGAACATTCCGTATCCGTACGTGCACCAGCTGGAGGCCCTGGAGCGGCTGGGTCTGGGCGACGACTGGCTGCGAGCGGTCTGCTACGGAAACGGAGCGTCGCTGTTCGGAGTGGACGGGGAGGTCGCCGCCGGGAGGGGTGGGCCGGAGGGCGACGTTCTCTGA
- a CDS encoding nitroreductase/quinone reductase family protein encodes MSETEQPNPNDVVIAEFRANKGVVTDAMGGHFRSVHLLLLHHTGRRSGRALINPLVYFTDGDDYVVAGSNGGAEKEPLWVANVEALDETTAEIGERTLRVRPKILREGDERDRLFGRFAAYWPDAHEYVTHTDRPFAMVVLSPVA; translated from the coding sequence ATGAGCGAGACCGAGCAGCCCAACCCCAACGACGTCGTCATCGCGGAGTTCCGCGCCAACAAGGGCGTCGTGACCGACGCGATGGGCGGACACTTCCGGAGCGTCCACCTGCTCCTCCTGCACCACACGGGCCGCCGCAGCGGCCGCGCGCTGATCAATCCGCTGGTCTACTTCACGGACGGCGACGACTACGTCGTGGCGGGTTCGAACGGCGGCGCCGAGAAGGAACCGCTCTGGGTCGCCAACGTCGAGGCCCTGGACGAGACCACCGCGGAGATCGGCGAGCGGACCCTGAGGGTGCGCCCGAAGATCCTGCGCGAAGGCGACGAACGCGACCGGCTGTTCGGGCGCTTCGCCGCGTACTGGCCGGACGCGCACGAGTACGTGACGCACACCGACCGCCCCTTCGCGATGGTGGTCCTCAGCCCCGTGGCGTGA
- a CDS encoding MFS transporter has product MATSTPVGVRGGHAKHGGEPAPAPAPAPGTGTPMTHREIMQALSGLLLGLFVAILSSTVVTNALPHIISDLGGGQSAYTWVVTASLLAMTATTPLWGKLADLFSKKLLVQIALSIYVLGSIVAGLSVNSEMLIIVRVFQGIGVGGLSALAQIILAAMISPRERGRYSGYLGAVFAVATVGGPLLGGVITDTSWLGWRWCFYVGVPFAVIALIVLQKTLHLPLVKRKVKVDWLGAFFISAAASLLLIWVTFAGNKYAWASWQTYAMVGGSVALGLIFLLVESKASEPIIPLRLFRNRTITLASLTSLFVGVSMFTGTVFFSQYFQLARGKSPTMSGVMTIPMIGGLFVASTVAGQVITRTGRWKVWLVTGGFLLTGGLGLLGTIRYDTTYWQMAIYMAAMGLGIGMMMQNLVLCTQNQVQAKDLGSASSTVTFFRSLGGALGVAALGSILSDKIGDYVKDGLGALGPQGRALAAKAGSDGAIPDLGSMPAPLRHIMEVAYGHGVGDVFLYAAPCAFVAFVVTWFIKEVPLRTRAVGDPSQNPQEPAPAATGGAAQVPAAAQPPAAPSDPQAAGATAPMASLDAFADAGAPPLPEGTPVHGLVRSAEGAAVPGAAVTLISLAGRQLGRSVARPDGVYAVDAPGAGSYVLIAAADGFQPQAATIVVGAEPLPFDILLSGTSGLAGSVRAADGGSPIGGAMVIVTDIRGDVLASGMSDPGGEFAFGELVPGSVTVAVNASGHRPLALPVEIGGQGVTRIEAVLQSGALVQGTVRAGAGRRPLPDARVTLVDAAGNVVATSTTGDDGAYAFADLNSGDYTVIATGYPPVAGSLSVAGRGVEGHDIELAHPGA; this is encoded by the coding sequence ATGGCTACATCCACACCCGTCGGTGTGCGGGGCGGCCACGCCAAGCACGGCGGCGAGCCAGCCCCAGCCCCAGCCCCAGCCCCCGGCACCGGTACACCGATGACGCACCGCGAGATCATGCAGGCACTGTCCGGGCTGCTGCTCGGCCTGTTCGTCGCGATCCTCTCCTCGACGGTCGTCACGAACGCGCTGCCGCACATCATTTCCGACCTGGGTGGCGGGCAGAGCGCGTACACCTGGGTCGTGACGGCCTCCCTGCTGGCCATGACGGCGACCACCCCGCTGTGGGGCAAGCTCGCCGACCTGTTCAGCAAGAAACTGCTGGTCCAGATAGCACTGAGCATCTATGTGCTCGGGTCGATCGTGGCCGGCCTCTCGGTCAACTCCGAGATGCTGATCATCGTCCGGGTCTTCCAGGGCATAGGCGTCGGCGGTCTGTCGGCGCTCGCCCAGATCATCCTGGCCGCGATGATCTCCCCGCGTGAGCGGGGCCGGTACAGCGGTTACCTCGGCGCGGTCTTCGCCGTGGCCACCGTCGGCGGGCCGCTGCTCGGCGGTGTCATCACCGACACCTCCTGGCTCGGCTGGCGCTGGTGCTTCTACGTCGGGGTGCCGTTCGCTGTCATCGCGCTGATCGTCCTGCAGAAGACGCTGCACCTGCCGCTGGTGAAGCGGAAGGTCAAGGTCGACTGGCTGGGCGCGTTCTTCATCAGTGCCGCGGCCTCGCTGCTGCTGATCTGGGTGACGTTCGCCGGCAACAAGTACGCCTGGGCGTCGTGGCAGACGTACGCGATGGTCGGCGGCTCGGTCGCGCTCGGCCTGATCTTCCTGCTGGTGGAGTCGAAGGCCAGCGAGCCGATCATCCCGCTGCGGCTGTTCCGCAACCGGACGATCACGCTGGCGTCGCTGACGTCCCTGTTCGTCGGTGTCTCGATGTTCACCGGCACGGTCTTCTTCAGCCAGTACTTCCAGCTGGCGCGCGGCAAGAGCCCGACGATGTCCGGTGTGATGACCATCCCGATGATCGGTGGCCTGTTCGTCGCCTCGACCGTCGCTGGGCAGGTCATCACCCGCACCGGGCGCTGGAAGGTCTGGCTCGTCACCGGTGGCTTCCTGCTGACCGGCGGCCTCGGCCTGCTGGGCACGATCCGCTACGACACCACGTACTGGCAGATGGCCATCTACATGGCCGCCATGGGTCTCGGCATCGGCATGATGATGCAGAACCTGGTGCTGTGCACACAGAACCAGGTGCAGGCCAAGGACCTCGGCTCCGCCAGCTCCACCGTCACCTTCTTCCGCTCCCTCGGCGGTGCCCTCGGCGTCGCCGCGCTGGGCTCCATCCTCAGCGACAAGATCGGCGACTACGTCAAGGACGGCCTCGGCGCGCTCGGCCCGCAGGGCCGGGCCCTGGCCGCCAAGGCCGGGAGCGACGGGGCGATCCCCGACCTGGGTTCGATGCCCGCGCCGCTGCGGCACATCATGGAGGTCGCTTACGGGCACGGTGTCGGTGACGTCTTCCTGTACGCAGCACCGTGCGCGTTCGTCGCGTTCGTTGTCACCTGGTTCATCAAGGAGGTCCCGTTGAGGACACGTGCTGTCGGCGACCCGTCGCAGAACCCGCAGGAGCCGGCCCCGGCCGCCACCGGTGGAGCCGCGCAGGTGCCGGCCGCCGCGCAGCCGCCCGCCGCCCCGTCCGACCCGCAGGCCGCCGGGGCGACGGCCCCGATGGCGTCGCTCGACGCTTTCGCGGATGCGGGGGCGCCGCCGCTGCCCGAGGGCACGCCGGTGCACGGCCTGGTCCGCAGCGCCGAGGGCGCCGCGGTGCCCGGTGCGGCCGTCACGCTCATCTCGCTGGCGGGCCGCCAGCTCGGCCGCTCGGTGGCGCGCCCCGACGGCGTGTACGCCGTGGACGCCCCCGGCGCGGGCAGCTATGTGCTGATCGCCGCGGCCGACGGCTTCCAGCCGCAGGCGGCCACGATCGTGGTGGGCGCCGAGCCGCTGCCGTTCGACATCCTGCTGTCCGGTACGAGCGGACTCGCGGGTTCCGTACGCGCCGCCGACGGTGGCTCCCCGATCGGCGGCGCGATGGTGATCGTGACCGACATCCGCGGCGACGTACTCGCCTCGGGCATGTCCGACCCGGGGGGCGAGTTCGCCTTCGGCGAGCTGGTACCCGGCTCGGTGACAGTGGCCGTCAACGCCTCCGGCCACCGGCCCCTCGCCCTGCCCGTGGAGATCGGCGGCCAGGGGGTGACGAGGATCGAGGCCGTCCTCCAGTCCGGCGCGCTCGTACAGGGCACCGTCCGGGCGGGCGCCGGCCGACGCCCGCTGCCCGACGCGCGGGTCACGCTCGTGGACGCCGCGGGCAACGTGGTCGCCACCTCCACGACCGGCGACGACGGCGCGTACGCCTTCGCCGACCTGAACTCCGGCGACTACACGGTCATCGCGACCGGCTACCCGCCGGTCGCCGGCTCGTTGAGCGTGGCGGGCCGCGGTGTCGAAGGACACGACATCGAACTGGCCCACCCCGGCGCGTAG
- a CDS encoding DUF2797 domain-containing protein produces the protein MSDTWRCGGLRWGGGGSPGPRLVWRSPRSAGGAGENGGGGGAREGGRDSVERLSELVYGREVAFRAVGPRRCTGTGRGGCPLAAEVPARSTGAQCSECARLDRLRSVAADTVADDPRPYRVYLAWFGPGMRKVGITAEARGSARLLEQGAVTFSWLGRGPLMAARRTEELLRAALGVPDRIPYADKRTARASLPPERERAAELAALHARAVALPRWPESLEPLVFEAVDHARVFGLERPPAPGPTPRAEAMSSAGSAPAPDLAAAPDSDSDASPDSSRSSDPGPARPGASIPPAVPVAAVVTELVDGGGIAGRLVAVAGPDLHLAVAGKGVVVVDSRLMRGWGLERLTPGGAAAGEPLSLPAREIRRDVQGGLF, from the coding sequence GTGTCGGACACATGGCGTTGTGGCGGGCTCCGGTGGGGTGGCGGTGGATCCCCCGGGCCCCGGCTGGTCTGGAGGTCCCCCCGGTCGGCCGGAGGGGCGGGGGAGAACGGGGGTGGAGGGGGTGCACGAGAGGGAGGCCGCGATTCCGTGGAGCGGCTGAGCGAGCTGGTGTACGGGCGCGAGGTGGCGTTCCGTGCCGTGGGCCCGCGCCGGTGCACCGGCACGGGGCGCGGCGGGTGCCCGCTGGCGGCCGAGGTGCCGGCCCGGAGCACAGGGGCCCAGTGCTCCGAGTGCGCACGCCTCGACCGGCTGCGCTCGGTCGCCGCCGACACGGTGGCCGACGATCCGCGCCCTTACCGCGTCTATCTGGCGTGGTTCGGTCCGGGGATGCGGAAGGTCGGCATCACCGCCGAGGCGCGCGGCTCGGCCCGCCTGCTCGAACAGGGCGCCGTCACCTTCAGCTGGCTCGGCCGGGGCCCGCTGATGGCGGCGCGCCGTACGGAGGAGCTGCTGCGCGCGGCGCTCGGGGTGCCGGACCGCATCCCGTACGCCGACAAGCGGACGGCGCGCGCGAGCCTGCCGCCGGAGCGTGAGCGCGCCGCCGAGCTGGCAGCGCTGCACGCCCGTGCGGTGGCTCTGCCGCGGTGGCCGGAGTCGCTGGAGCCCTTGGTGTTCGAGGCCGTCGACCACGCGCGCGTGTTCGGACTGGAGCGCCCGCCCGCTCCGGGGCCGACGCCGCGTGCCGAGGCGATGTCGTCCGCGGGATCGGCTCCGGCGCCGGACCTGGCCGCGGCGCCGGATTCGGATTCGGATGCGAGTCCGGATTCGAGCCGGTCTTCGGACCCGGGGCCGGCCCGGCCCGGGGCATCGATTCCGCCTGCCGTGCCGGTGGCCGCGGTGGTGACGGAGCTGGTGGACGGCGGCGGGATCGCGGGGCGGCTGGTCGCCGTCGCGGGGCCCGACCTGCACCTTGCCGTCGCGGGGAAGGGCGTCGTGGTCGTGGACAGCCGCCTGATGCGGGGGTGGGGGCTGGAGCGCCTGACACCCGGCGGGGCGGCGGCCGGAGAACCGCTGAGCCTGCCGGCGCGCGAGATACGCCGCGATGTGCAGGGCGGCCTGTTCTGA
- a CDS encoding response regulator transcription factor, translating to MTITSPRGRTEMLKPDGSPVRVLVVDDEASLTELLSMALRYEGWEVLSAGDGASAMDSARDFAPDAVIWDVSLVGAVATAGAPGAGTAAVRGEIGDSAPGEAAGSGAATNAADARAVLSRLRTELPQVPVLFLTTRDGVEDRIAGLTAGGDDYVTKPFSLEDVVGRLRGLIRRSGVATVRSESMLVVGDLTLDEDSHDVTRGGDSIHLTATEFELLRYLMRNPRRVLSKAQILDRVWSYDFGGQANVVELYISYLRRKIDVGRPPMIHTRRGAGYLIKPGEPGTTR from the coding sequence ATGACGATCACCTCGCCCCGCGGGCGTACCGAAATGCTGAAGCCGGACGGGAGCCCCGTTCGCGTTCTCGTCGTCGACGACGAGGCGTCGCTCACCGAGCTGCTCTCGATGGCCCTGCGGTACGAGGGGTGGGAGGTACTCAGCGCGGGCGACGGCGCGTCCGCGATGGACTCGGCTAGGGATTTCGCCCCCGACGCGGTGATATGGGATGTCTCACTCGTCGGTGCGGTGGCGACGGCCGGCGCCCCGGGTGCGGGGACGGCGGCCGTTCGTGGCGAGATCGGCGACAGCGCGCCCGGTGAGGCTGCCGGGAGCGGCGCCGCGACGAACGCGGCGGACGCCCGTGCGGTGCTGAGCCGGCTGCGCACCGAGCTGCCGCAGGTACCGGTTCTCTTCCTGACCACCAGGGACGGCGTCGAGGACCGGATCGCGGGTCTCACGGCGGGCGGGGACGACTACGTCACCAAGCCGTTCAGCCTGGAGGACGTCGTGGGCCGGCTGCGCGGGCTGATCCGGCGTTCCGGAGTCGCCACGGTGCGCAGCGAGTCGATGCTCGTCGTCGGCGACCTCACGCTGGACGAGGACAGCCACGACGTCACCCGGGGCGGCGACTCGATCCACCTGACGGCCACGGAGTTCGAGCTCCTTCGGTACCTGATGCGCAACCCGCGCCGTGTGCTGAGCAAGGCTCAGATCCTCGACCGTGTCTGGTCCTACGACTTCGGCGGCCAGGCGAACGTGGTCGAGCTGTACATCTCGTACCTGCGCCGCAAGATCGACGTCGGGCGCCCGCCGATGATCCACACCCGGCGCGGCGCGGGTTATCTGATCAAGCCGGGGGAGCCCGGCACGACCCGCTGA